Proteins from a genomic interval of Crassostrea angulata isolate pt1a10 chromosome 7, ASM2561291v2, whole genome shotgun sequence:
- the LOC128192236 gene encoding vacuolar protein sorting-associated protein 37A-like: MSWLFGNKNKNTSSSQTNLQAHRTKQIDSLKKANLNPIEVIPNTEYRITFASGGINITLVVSLPPLFPQDQPSISVHPPIYHQWVDSQSKITNCPSLSSFSMHSSLAVIVQSIIDEFKSHPPQLQSHNFGVVGRPPFPPATTSMSSFTASGGMPEYYQSPGGHFGTNQTESMQVAENSSEESLSLDKVPDVFAAFPDLKTKSLTELFELQDEEDKILEMIQKLPHVTKFAEEREKISNECIELARANLSYKPVLEQHRQWILEKKNLYQKTEEEFQRNQQRLMSKSEDFHPSVIQNNLKVALMEAEEESENIVEQFLEKKMDVEEFKQRFIQTRSLCHARRAKDEKLTHILVQQGYSN; this comes from the exons ATGAGTTGGTTATTTGGGAATAAGAACAAAAACACGTCGTCCTCTCAAACAAATTTACAAGCCCACAGAACAAAACAGATCGATTCACTGAAGAAGGCGAATCTAAA CCCAATAGAAGTGATACCCAATACAGAATACAGAATCACATTTGCATCAGGGGGTATCAACATAACATTAGTAGT ATCCCTCCCACCACTGTTTCCTCAAGACCAACCATCAATTTCTGTTCACCCACCTATTTATCACCAATGGGTAGATTCACAGTCCAAGATCACCAATTGCCCAAGTCTTTCATCC TTCTCAATGCATTCCAGTCTAGCTGTGATAGTACAATCCATCATTGATGAATTCAAGTCACACCCTCCACAACTGCAATCACACAACTT TGGTGTAGTTGGACGGCCTCCGTTTCCTCCAGCTACAACCTCCATGTCTAGCTTTACGGCTTCGGGGGGAATGCCAGAATACTACCAGTCTCCAGGGGGTCACTTTGGGACCAATCAAACAGAATCCATGCAAGTGGCAGAAAATTCCTCAGAG GAATCGCTGTCTTTAGATAAAGTTCCTGATGTATTTGCTGCCTTTCCTGATCTTAAAACTAAAAG tCTTACCGAGTTATTTGAATTACAAGATGAAGAAGACAAAATCTTAGAAATGATTCAGAAACTTCCTCACGTAACAAAATTTGCTGAGGAGAGGGAGAAGATTTCTAATGAATGTATTGAGCTTGCAA GAGCTAATTTAAGCTATAAGCCTGTACTAGAGCAGCACAGACAGTGGATTTTGGAGAAG aaaaaccTCTATCAGAAAACTGAAGAAGAATTCCAGAGGAATCAGCAGAGACTGATGTCTAAGTCTGAGGACTTTCACCCCTCGGTTATCCAGAACAACTTGAAGGTAGCACTAATGGAAGCAGAAGAGGAGTCCGAGAATATTGTTGAGCAGTTCTTAGAAA AAAAAATGGACGTTGAAGAGTTTAAGCAGAGATTCATTCAAACTAGAAGT TTATGTCATGCCAGGAGAGCAAAGGACGAGAAGTTGACTCACATCCTTGTACAACAAGGATACAGTAATTGA